One genomic segment of Pelagerythrobacter marensis includes these proteins:
- a CDS encoding queuosine precursor transporter, translating to MADTPQRIDTGGETPPAFRYYDLIMAAFVAILLLSNIIGASKPSYITLPGGTEWSFGAGVLFFPISYIIGDVLTEVYGYARARRVIWTGFAALAFMALMAWVVVALPPAAGWPGQEAYEFVFGNSWRIVLASMVAFWAGEFANSFVLAKMKVWTGGKALWTRTIGSTVVGQGLDSLIFYPLAFWGLAGWPVELLWQVVLSQWLIKTAWEALLTPVTYLAVGALKRREGIDIYDTGTDFSPFASAQRPR from the coding sequence ATGGCCGACACTCCGCAGCGCATCGACACCGGCGGCGAGACCCCGCCCGCGTTCCGCTATTACGATCTGATCATGGCGGCGTTCGTCGCCATCCTGCTGCTTTCCAACATCATCGGTGCATCCAAACCATCGTACATCACACTGCCCGGCGGCACCGAATGGTCGTTCGGCGCCGGCGTGCTGTTCTTCCCGATCAGCTACATCATCGGTGACGTTCTGACGGAAGTTTACGGCTACGCCCGCGCCCGCCGGGTGATCTGGACCGGCTTTGCGGCACTGGCGTTTATGGCGCTGATGGCCTGGGTCGTGGTCGCCCTGCCGCCCGCAGCCGGATGGCCGGGGCAAGAGGCTTACGAATTCGTGTTCGGCAATTCGTGGCGCATCGTCCTCGCGTCAATGGTGGCATTCTGGGCGGGGGAATTCGCCAACAGTTTCGTGCTCGCGAAGATGAAAGTCTGGACCGGTGGCAAGGCGCTGTGGACGCGGACGATCGGATCGACAGTGGTGGGACAGGGGCTGGACAGTCTGATCTTCTACCCGCTCGCCTTCTGGGGCCTGGCCGGTTGGCCGGTCGAACTGTTGTGGCAGGTCGTGCTGTCGCAATGGCTGATCAAGACGGCGTGGGAAGCGTTGCTGACCCCGGTGACTTATCTCGCGGTCGGCGCGCTCAAGCGGCGCGAAGGCATTGACATCTACGATACCGGAACGGACTTCTCGCCCTTCGCTTCCGCCCAGCGGCCCCGATAG